Genomic segment of Drosophila simulans strain w501 chromosome 2R, Prin_Dsim_3.1, whole genome shotgun sequence:
ACTTGCTGATGCTTATGTTTTTTGTGAGACCCCATCACTCGAAGCCGATCGAATGACGTCGTAATAGAGAGGAGTTCGAGACCAGTTAACCTTTCCAAAGCATTCCGTCCTCCAAACGAGGTGCATTTGAGCCATCATAAGCCCGATTGTTCGACTGACGGCAGCCGGAGAAGAAGTTATGACTACAATTTGCGCTAAAccaaagcaaaccaaacaaTTTGTGGTCGCCTCTAATGCACTCACATATAACCCATGCCCAGCTCGGCCCGAACTTCTTCGACATTCAGACCCCGGCTCCTGGCCAATAATTACGCAGAGGAGCAGAGGATGGGACGTAAATTATGTGTGCAAGTTGTGCGTAAAGTTCGGGCAATGCTTAAACTTTAGCGCCGTGCTCAGGACGGGGAGAGGGATTGGCTTGGTATCGGGCTCGGAGGACCACGGACCTGGGCCCAGGGACTGGCGGATGCCCGCTGACAAAGTGGCTGCACTTCCACTTCCCTCTCGATGTCATAAAATTTATCAGAGGAAGCCGCTCTTCGGCAGCCAGCCGTTTTGGGACCCCATGTGCACTGTGCTCCATTGTGCCGGCTCCTTTCTATACTTTATGGCATATTATTGGCATAAACATGGCGACGTGCAGTTGGTGAACGCGGTTCGGGTTCGGGTTCAGGTTCAGACCTCCGTCGACTGGCTTGCAAGGTGCAAGCTGGCAATCGTGTGATTTATTCGATGTGTCAGACAAAGCGTTCAATTAGCAACTTAAATTGCGCGGCAAGAAGGCCTAGACAACAAAAGCGCTGCGAGATTTCCAACTCGAAACGAACCTCTGACCCAGTTCTCCGGTTGACAGTCGAATTGTATAAAATATGGCCAAGGGCCCCCTTAAGATGCtcgcataaatatatttcatgtGCGAGTGCGTAGGGTCTGCCGAAACATTTAGCACAATTTGCGCCACATTGGTACCAATAACAATGCCTCATCTTCGATCCAGAGCCGCAGCGGTTCTGTCCATTATTGATGATACCGAATGCCTCTAAATTATCAATTGACCATAAATTTGCTCATTACGTTCGCTTCTCCTGTTCGAGGTATTTTCATTCAAGTTTCCATCCTCAACACGTCTTGAGTGAAGTCGACTCCTTGGCAGCGTCTAACTTTTTGCGCGTTTGCCGAAACGCTTAGCGTTTAACGTGAAACGACTGGACGTCTCATCATCATTTGCCATTGTTGGCTTggattggtttggtttggcctGGCTTGAGATTGGCTTGAGTTTGGCTCTTGGACTCCAGCCGAGTTGGCTGGgcttttaaataacttttttataAGCGCTCTCGCACGGCGAGTTATTGGCATTTGGTCTCAGATGCGAGATGCGCTTATGGCCGCCCGGCAAATTGTTGTTTACAGCTGTCGGGTGTTGGTATTTCATGGCCCTGCTCCTCGCTGCACCGCTATAATTGCACTTTATGCTCTGGGAGCGCGCCTCGAAAGTGGGCCGTCCATGATGCTTGGCAGCTGAGTTAGGAGCCGATTAGAGTTGGCCATAGACTTACAGCCCGCTTTGGCAAATAACTCCCGCCTAATTTGGCCCTGCTTGGCATCCGACTAAATCATCTAATGCCCGTGATTATGACGTCACAGGATGATACCCAAGGAATTTATTAATCTTCGCTTCTGCCTGGATACTAATAACGGTGCGCAATTACTGCGATTTTACTCGGCTCCAACTACAATCCTTTTACAAGAAAATACAATCAAGGTACTCCAATAAATGAATATCATACCCATAAACTCAAATTTAAGCAACCCAAGCAGTTAttgatttagaaaatatataactaaaaGTACATTTGCTGGAAGTTTAAAAAAACTGTAGGCAAAATGCAGGAAGTAGAGACTGATGTAAGTATGCTAAATGTATACTTCCTAAGTAATAGTTTAATCCTACGCAGCCAAAGCGAACTAAAAGTTACGTGGAAGAAGTATTTCGCAAAGTGCAGGCCAAACCCGGCGTGGAGGACATATTGATCATGAATCACTCGGGTGTGCCGGTGAAAACCTCGATGGATCGTCAGGACGGTTTGCAGTACGCCTGTCTATATGACAATTTGCGGGAGAAGTGCCAGGCGTTCCTCTCCAAAATGGAGCCAGCCCAAAATTTGACTCTATTGAGAGTTCGTACCAAATATCATGAGGTGCTCATTACACCAGATGCCAAGATCACCGTTTTGGTGGTTCAGAATGCCAAGGATACTTTTCTTAACATAAAGGGATAGCATTGATATTATGATGTTTATAATTACCACACAagtattaaataaagttttcagTTGGACGATTGCTATTACCAACTGAAAGTCTTTGAAGAGCATAAACTATTGCGGAAAATGTTGTCCTATAAAGTAAGATACATATTTAGTGAGTCCAGTCGGCAATGTAAAACccaaaaatattgtattgaaTTCATTTAAGTGAATATAAAAGGAGAAATCTTCACTTCAAGCCATGTCTAACCGACAAGTGCTTTTCTGTCTGCCAAACATCCGCATCCGAAACGTTCCACGTTTTCGCCTGAAAGATTAACATATCACGTCGCCAATACATTTCACAAGCTCTACGCGATCTGCGGCACCACCCCCTCCAAAAAACCTCTTGAGTGGCAGCTGCAAATCAGCGCGAAACCTTTTCCCCTTTTCTGCAACAAGGGGGCGCTTGTAATATTTAACACCGTCTGAATTTTAATGCGCTTTCGACTGCCGTTCACAGCTGACAATGGTGTGCGCCTAATGGCCAACTAATATGCGCAGAATCACTTGGCAGCCGAGTCGCGAACTCGATCCGCAGTTCCAGTTGGGCTGGAATTGAAGCTAGGATTGGAATGGCGAGTGGggttggggattggggattggggagTGGGTGCCCAGTGCCCAGATCGTGCAGCTTTTGTGGAACCTGGCCTGTGTTGCAACACCCTCCTTCGTAGGTGCCTCAAAACCGATCACGTCACGAGTTTTACCGGCTGTTGGGTGATGGGAGTAGGTAGAGCGGAGAGCGGAGGAGGTGTCAATAACTTTCAAATGCCTGCCCAGGATAtgcattatattattataatgccGCAGTCTGCAGTTCGCTCCATTCGTCTCCggaaaatttatgcatttttgaaGTTTTAATAATGTAGCTCGTTAGCCACGGTTTGTTAaactttgttttcattttcacttgGCTTCACTTGATGGGGGGAGGGACTCTGAGTTGAGGCAGCTGCACCCGCTCCACTTCCATGCATCCATACAGCCATGTAGCCACACCGTAAACACAATCACACAATATGCCCCATCACGTGTGCCTGTCTTCACTCCTCTCAGACTgcagttttgttttcaatatgCGAGTCGTGAATTTGCCCCGGGTCCTTTTCAGGTTTCAGCTGTATCCAGCGCCTTTGCCGTTGTTACTGTCAGCTATTTGTTGCCGTTGGTCATATTGCAGCCAGAGTTGGAGCCCGACCATGGCGCCTTGCCAACAAACCCCACAAGCCCGACAAAACGacaaacaaaccaaccaaccaactaacCAACCAGTCAGTCCGACACCCGTTTGATAAACgaacaaaagtgaaaacacaTTTTGCATTCGGCAGCTCCTGCTTTGCATAACTCTCAAGGATGTTCGAGGGCTTGCATTCGAATTAGCATCGCACAGTGGAATGCTGGGGTGATGGGGTCtaaatacacatatacatatataaataataaataattttccacaCAGTCTGTATGaaagtatttttcaatataatgTCGTTAAGTACATTGACCTTCAATTCAAGAGCCGACAAAGTGATAATTACAAAATCTGCTTTGTTCAAGAAGGTTGAGAATATTGATTCACTGCAACATTCACCCTACATGGTGTTTAAATCCCGCCCGATTTACCTATTTGGTAACCTGAGTTGCTGCATCACATATTTGATTGAGTAACCCAATAAATGGCATTTCATACGCCACAAAGGGAGAATCATGCAGAGGCAGTTAGCCAAATCACAGCCCCCGGCAGCGGTTTCAGTATGGCAATATATCTGGTCATTAGCCGGAATGGACAAGTCGTGAGTTGGTGTTAAGTGCCAGGCAacaaaaattagttttcatttgtttgcctgaATTATGGATGGATTTCATTAGGTGAAAATATGcgaaaaatatgttaaatatgtCTTAGAATGGAAGAAATATCATAGAATTTAATGTcgacaaaaaatttaattaaatttaattttcaaaaatgtgtaaaagAAAGTTGCCCATTGTATGGATTCATGGAGGTATTGCTTGTGTGACCATGATGATCCTACTTTTGCGACACGGTATATTAATATTCATACTTATTATAAGTGGGGTCtttaatttttggtattttacAGTGTTTAAGGCAGCACATACGCTATTATTTTCCTTACTCCAGTTGTTATTGTCATTGGCTTTGCCTCTATAATAAAACTGATGTCGTTTGTGGTAAATACTTAGAACTTTTTGTGACTCATTAGcgctaaaatatattttttaggagtatatatgtacattttgcTCTGCTCTCTATTTTTGTCATACCAATAAACAGTGCATTCGTATTTTTATTGAAGATAAACAATCTACTGAAGGATTGGAGGTCTttcgaaatataaaattttgcatttgacGTTTTTATTAGGTAAGCAATTATGTTTTGGTAATCAAATATCTAATGTTATTAGTGTTTTCATGCTTTTGGCTTCTGTTTATTTTGACCTATTTAAATGAAACGAATGGTTCGGGCTAGTGCTAATGGAAATATTAGGAGAACGCTTGGGCCAACAATTATGCCGGAAAACAGTTTATAAAGTTACAATTCCATTCATCGACAACGTGATTAGCTGAAAATTTGATGCCAAACTTCTGATGAATGAAAATCACCGGAAAGTTTACCGCTGGCAAGCCCTTCTAATAAGACACATTGTCTAGCCGAAGGATATGGCCAAAACGAAAGGTAagttccaaaaaaaaaaaaaaaaaacggcaaGGGGACTGGTCCTCTGCCTCCTTCGACGCTTGTTttccttgttattgttgtcgtAAGTTTGGCAACTTGCGCTCCTCCTTGGGCTAACCGAAGCACATTACAACTAATACACTCAGACGATGTACCCAAAAGTTTGGTTGCGTCGCACAAAGAGCATAATTACCAACAACATGGAAAAATCGGGAAAATTCAGTAATTCAGTGAAAAGGGGAGTGCGGAGAGCGGCAACTTTTCCACAAAATTATTTGCGGTCGCAAAGATGGAAAGAGCAGCAGGACGAAAGTTTGACATAAAGGAAAGTTTGCGCAAACCgacttaaagaaaattataattacacGCACAGTCAGCCAAATAGTCCAAGTTTTGGGTTCTGGTTCGGGCTCGTACCCGATTtcgtttggtttcgtttttcgTAAAATTCTGTAATTGCCGCTAGTTTTCGAAGTTTTCAATTCGCAATTTGTTCGCCAGGACAACTGGCAGAACAAACAAGAACAGCAAATTATGgtaaaatatgcaaagaaaAAGAGGCACACGAATCCTCTCGACTCATGAAAATTGGAGAATATAATTATACCACCTGCTCGCCTCTTCCACGTAAGCCTACTCAAAGAGGCCAGCAAAACTGAGTTGCCCAGATTGAATTACGTGCGGTGCTCATCGACGttccttttggcttttccaTAGTTTTTGCGCTAGTTTGGATTTCCAGCCAAACTTTATAATTGGCCTTGGCAAATCATGGTACTATAGGATGGGGTCAATAAATTGCTCACATTTTAATATCCAAGAATCCTTTTCTGAATTGAATATCGGGCCTGAGCGACCAATTATATAATGTGTAAAAAATGCACCAAGTACTGATAATATATCAGCTTGGCTTTGCTTATAGAAAATctttaaagaaaacatttaaaatatattcattcaACTAGTTTTAAATGTTAACGTTTGATTGCATTTGTTGCTTCAACATCGCCTGCCCTTTCCTAAAAGTTATCCAAGCCCGtctgttttaattttttatgctcaACCCTCAACTGCAAGTCTCCCCCTACAAAGTACCCGCCTTCGCCTCTTATtcccattttaatttgcacatGGACCCGAGGTTATTCCT
This window contains:
- the LOC6735325 gene encoding dynein light chain roadblock-type 1, whose product is MQEVETDPKRTKSYVEEVFRKVQAKPGVEDILIMNHSGVPVKTSMDRQDGLQYACLYDNLREKCQAFLSKMEPAQNLTLLRVRTKYHEVLITPDAKITVLVVQNAKDTFLNIKG
- the LOC27206875 gene encoding LOW QUALITY PROTEIN: uncharacterized protein LOC27206875 (The sequence of the model RefSeq protein was modified relative to this genomic sequence to represent the inferred CDS: inserted 2 bases in 1 codon) produces the protein MCKRKLPIVWIHGGIACVTMMILLLRHGSTYAIIFLTPVVIVIGFASIIKLMSSIYVHFALLSIFVIPINSAFVFLLKINNLLKDWRSFEIXKILHLTFLLGKQLCFGNQISNVISVFMLLASVYFDLFK